In a single window of the Rhopalosiphum padi isolate XX-2018 chromosome 1, ASM2088224v1, whole genome shotgun sequence genome:
- the LOC132930908 gene encoding E3 ubiquitin-protein ligase NRDP1 — protein MGFDIIRFVGEVDEELLCPICTGVLQDPVQAPACEHAFCKGCILEWLLRQSTCPVDRLSVNVLQLRPVPRILKNLLNRLYIVCENSNYGCQNVVKLDTLDSHLSECEYNPKRPFPCEQGCGLIIPKDEHKDHNCVKELRELVHKQQQKINEMHQDMATYRYEMTGIKDEMRILKGYVRALRVCNPSVRAVTDELERDEIERWSSSLPQARVTRWGGMISTPDEYLQNNIKQALIESGCPAHILDDLVKNCHERNWPSGLSSLETRQHNRRHYDRYNCKRIPGKQAVIVLPCDNIMVSDDMMSEPGLIMIFAHGIE, from the exons ATGGGTTTTGATATCATCCGTTTTGTTGGCGAAGTAGACGAAGAGCTTCTTTGCCCCATATGTACTGGGGTGCTACAGGACCCAGttcaa GCCCCTGCGTGTGAACACGCATTTTGCAAAGGTTGTATACTCGAATGGCTACTAAGACAATCCACATGTCCAGTTGACAGACTCTCCGTCAACGTTCTTCAGTTGCGACCGGTGCCGCGTATCCTAAAAAATCTACTAAACAG attatatattgtttgtgAAAATTCAAATTATGGATGCCAAAATGTTGTCAAACTAGATACATTAGACTCTCATTTATCCGAATGCGAATATAATCCAAAAAGGCCATTTCCCTGTGAACAAGGATGCGGTTTAATCATACCAAAAGATGAACATaag gaTCATAACTGTGTAAAAGAATTGCGAGAATTAGTacataaacaacaacaaaaaataaatgaaatgcatCAAGACATGGCTACATACAGATATGAAATGACGGGAATCAAAGATGAAATGAGaattttaaag ggTTATGTGCGAGCCTTACGTGTTTGCAATCCAAGCGTAAGGGCTGTAACTGATGAGTTGGAAAGAGATGAAATCGAACGCTGGTCAAGTTCTCTTCCTCAAGCCAGAGTTACTCGCTGGGGAGGAATGATTTCTACACCCGACGAATACCTTCAA aacaACATAAAACAAGCACTTATTGAAAGTGGTTGTCCTGCTCACATCCTAGATGATCTCGTTAAAAACTGTCACGAACGAAATTGGCCATCCGGACTATCAAGTCTAGAAACTAGACAACACAATAGAAGGCACTATGACCGATATAATTGCAAGCGTATTCCTGGAAAACAAGCTGTCATCGTTTTGCcttgtgataatattatggttagtGATGACATGATGTCTGAGCCAGGTCTCATCATGATTTTTGCTCACGGAATTGAATAA